Part of the Crossiella cryophila genome, AGCTCGGTCAGCCAGGTTCTGGCCAGTGCGGCGGCCTCGTTGTGGGTGAGGCGGGTGCGGTCGTAGGAGAGGGTGGTGGTGAGCACTGGGCCGTCGGGGGTTTCCTCGGTGAGGGCGTTGAGTTCCAGGACGTGGGTGGGGGTCATCCGGGGGTCCTGGGCGCCGCCGAAGGCTCGTACCGGGAACTCGCCGTCGCCGACGCCGAAGCGGCCTAGGTAGTTGAACAGCACCTGCGGGGCCGGGGCGTCGGCGAAGGCGCCGCCGACGTGGCGCAGCAGGCCGTAGCCGAGTCCGTCGCCGGGGGTGGCGGCGAGTTGTTCCTTGACCTGCTTGATCGAGGCGGCCGGGTCGGCGGCGGGGATGAGGGCGACCGGGTGCAGGTCGGTGAACCAGCCGATGGTGCGGGAGAGTTCCGCGCCGGGCACCGCCTCCTGTTCGCGGCCGTGGTTCTCCACCTCCAGCAGCACCGGCGCCAGTGGGGTGTCCCGCCAGCTGTTGAGGGCGCGGGCGGCGGCGGTGAGCAGGACCTCGTGCACGCCGGTGTGGAAGGCCCTGGGCACGGTGGTGAGCAGGGCTTCGGTGGCCTCGGCAGGCAGCGTGACGATGAGGTCGCCGCGGCCGGTCGCACCGGTGGGGGCGCCGAGTCTGGGGTCCGCGGTCGCCAGGACCTGCTGCCAGTGCTCCTTCTCGACCGAGCGGTCGGCTGCGGTGAGTGCGGTGGCCCAGCGGTGGAAGGAGGTGTGCGGGCGGGACAGCGGCTGACCGGCCCAGGCGGTGGCGAGGTCGTCGGCCAGGATCCGCCAGGACACGCCGTCCACCACCAGGTGGTTGGCCACCAGCAGCAGGCGGCCGGGTGCGCCGGGCTGCCAGATCGCGCCGAAGACCTTGCCCTGGGCCGGATCCAGCCAGGACACCAGGTCCGCGTAGTGGTTGTCCGGGTCGTCCTCGACCTGGCGCAGGAACACCGGGGCGGACTCGGACACGTGTAGTCGCCAGTGCTCGTCCAGGCGGGCGCGCAGTAGGTCGTGACTGTCCACAACGGACTGGAGCAGGTCGGTCAGGCGGTCGGCGGTCAGGTTGGCGGGTGTGTGCAGCAACACCCACTGGTGGTAGCCGTCGATCGGACTTTCCTGGGCGGCCAGCCAGCGCAACATCGGCGTGAGCGGCACCGGGCCGACGTCGGCGGCATCCGTCTGTCCACTGTGGACTTCCTCGGCGACCTCGGCCAGTGCCGCGGCGGTGCGGTGGGTGAAGACCTCGCGCGGGCTGATCAGCAGTCCGGCGGCGCGGGCCCTGGCCACGAGCTGGATGGCCAGGATGCTGTCCCCGCCCAGGCTGAAGAAGCTGTCCGCCACGCCGACCTCGGCCAGGCCGAGCACCTCGGCGAACAGCGCGCACAGCCGGCGTTCCCGGTCGGTGCGCGGGGTGCGGGAGAGGTCAGCGGCGACGCCGTAGTCGGGGGCGGGCAGGGCACGGCGGTCGGCTTTGCCGTTGCGGGTCAACGGGATCTGCGGCAGCACCACCACCGCGGCCGGCACCATGTGCTCGGGCAGCAGGTCCGCGAGGTGGGCGCGCAGCGTGAGCGGGTCGAGTGCCGCGGACCCCTTGGGCACCGCGTAGCCGACCAGGCGTTTGTCGCCGGGGTTGTCCTCGCGGACCACCACCACGGCCTGGGCGACCTCGGGGTGGCGGCCGAGGGCGGCCTCGATCTCGCCGAGTTCGATCCGGAAGCCGCGGATCTTGACCTGGTCGTCGGCGCGGCCCAGGTACTGCAGACTGCCGTCCTCGGTCCAGCGGGCCAGGTCGCCACTGCGGTACAGCCGCTCCCCCGGCGCGCCGAACGGGTCCGGCACGAACCGGGCGGCGGTCAGCTCGGGCCGGTTGAGGTAGCCGGGGGCCACGCCGGGCCCGGCCACGTGGATCTCCCCCGGCATGCCGGGCGGCACCAGTTCGCCGTTCGCATCCAGGAGGTAGACCCGCAGGTCGTCGATGGCCCGGCCGATCAGGCTGCCCGCCCCCGGCACGCAGTCGGCGCGGCTGAGCGCGAGCTGGGTGACGTGCACCGTGGTCTCGGTGATGCCGTACATGTTGACCAGCACCGGCGCGTCCTCGGGATGCCGGTCGTACCAGTCGGCGAGCCGGGTCAGCTCCAGTGCCTCGCCGCCGAAGGTGACCGCGCGCAAGGCCAGTCGCGCGCCCAGTTCGGGTTCGGCCCGGTCGGCGGCGATGAGCTGGTAGAAGGCGGACGGGGTCTGGCTGAGGATGGTGACCCGCTCCTCGACCAGCAGGCGCAGGAACTCCGGTGCGGAGCGGGTCACCGCGTGCGGGACCACGACCAGGCGGGCGCCGTGCAGCAGCGGGCCCCAGATCTCCCAGACGGAGAAGTCGAAGGCGTAGGAGTGGAACATCGTCCACACGTCCCCGGCGTGGAAGCCGTAGAGCCGCTGGGTCGCGGTGAACAGGCGCACGACGTTGTGGTGCGGGATCGGCACGCCCTTGGGGTTGCCGGTGGAGCCCGAGGTGTAGATGACGTAGGCCGGGTCGGCTGGGGTCAGTGGCCGGGTCCGCTCGGCGTCGGTGATCGGGGTGCCGGGCAGGGCGGACAGGGCCAGCCGGACGTCCTCGGCGTGCAGCGGGAGTGCGCCGGGCAGTGACTCGTCGGGGGCCAGCACCAGTGCGGGTTTGGCGTCGTCGAGCAGGTAGCGCACCCGTTCGGCCGGGTAGCCGGTGTCGATGGGCAGGTAGGCGGCACCGGAGTTGAGCACGGCGAGCATCGCGGTGATCAGGTCCAGGGAGCGTGGGAAGGCCAGGCCGACCAGGTCGCCGGGGCCGACGCCGTCGGCGATCAGCAGGCGGGCCAGGCGGTTGGCGGCCTCGGCGAGTTCCCGGTAGGTCAGCGACTCGCCCTCGCAGCTGACCGCGATCCGGTCGGGGTGCTCGGCGGCGCGGGCGGCGACCAGGTCGGCCAGGGTGGCGGGCGGGCTGGTGGTGTGCCCGCCCGCCCAGTCGCCGAGCAGGCGGTCGCGTTCGGCGGCGCTGAGCACGTCGGCCGCGCCGATCGCGCGTTCGCCCAGTGCGCTGAACTCACGCAGGTAGCGCTGCAGGCGCTGTTCCAGCACGGCGACCTCGGGGCCGGTGTGCAGGGCCGGGTTGGCGTCCAGGGTGACTTCCAGGCCGTGGCCGTCGTTGCGGTCGTAGACGATCACCGACAGGTCGTCGGTCGCGGTGCCGGAGAGGTAGTGCGCCTTGGCCGGGGCTTCGCCGAAGCGGACGCCGTAGCTGAAGCGCATGATGTTGATCCGGGTGCAGAACAGCCGGTCCTCCTGGGTGAGCGCGCCCTGGTCGCGGCGCAGTCCGGCGTGCCCGTAGTGCTGGTGCGCCAGCACCTGCTTGACCCGCGCGGAGACGTGCGCGAGCACCTGCGGCACGGTCATCGACCGGTTCAGGGACAGGTGCAGCGGCACCACGTTGGCCGACATGCCCGGCGCGGACCGGGCGGCGCTGGAACCGCGGGCGGCAGTGGGCAGGCCGAGCACCTGCTCGCCGCGGCCGGTCATCCGGTGCAGGAAGGCGGCCACCGCGGCGATGATCACCGTGGTGGGCGAGGTGCCGGCGAGTTTGGCGGTGCGGGCCAGGTCCGCGGTGATCTCCGGCGGCACCTGGCTGGTGCTGCGCAGGGCCAGCCGGGCCGGGGCGGCCGGGCGGGTGGACAGGCTGACCGGTTCCGGCAGGCTGACCCCGTAGCCGGTCCAGAACTCGCGGTCCTTGGCCCACTGCGCGGAGCCCTGGTAGGCGGCATCGGCGGCCAGGAGCACCGACAGCGGCTGGAACGGGCTCTCGCCGGCGTCCAGGCCCTCGGCCAGGCGGGTGTAGATCTCCCCGGCGCGGCGGGCGAGCAGGGCCACGGTGTAGCCGTCGGCGACCAGGTGGTGGTAGCAGTGCACCCACAGGTGCCGGTCCTCGGCAAGGCGCAGCACGGTGAAGGTGAACAGCGGTCCCCTGGCCAGGTCGAACGGCCGTTCCAGCACCACCCGCAACCGTTCCTCGGCCATGCACGGGCGTTCCCGCAGGTCCACCACGTCCAGGGTGAGGTCCACCTCGGGCGCCACCGTCTGGTGCACGCCGTGCTCGTCGGCGGTGAAGGTGGCGCGCAGGCAGTCCGCCTCGGCCACCAGCAGGTGCAGGGTGCGCTCGAACAGGTCCAGGTCCAGCGGGCCGGTGATCTCCAGGTACTCGGCGACGTTGTGCGCGAGGCCGGTGGGGTCGAGCTGGTGGGCGTACCAGACACCGGTCTGGGCACTGCTCAGCGCGAGCGGGGTGGCACGGAACGCGGGCACGGCGAAACTCCCTCGACATGGCGTAATTGCGGCGGCAGAGCGTGGAGAGGAAGTCCGGACCTTTTCTCCCTGCGGTTACCGAGGCTATTCACCGCACCGAAATCCCAGAACCCACGAATTCCCTATGCGCCCCATCGCAGATCCAAATAGTTGCCCTGACCTGCGAAGTTCCCGCGAACTCGTCGGCGTGTTGGCCGTTGTCGTACACGGTGTTGGCCGAACTGGGACACCCATTCCGGCCAAGACACCGTCCATAACGGCCAACACACCGTACGACAACGGCCAACACGGTGGTGGGTGCGCGGCTAGGGTTGGCGGGTGTCTGATGACTGGGGCAGGGCTGATCTGAACCTGCTGCTCCCGCTGAACGCACTGCTCATCGAGCGCAATGTGACCAGGGCCGCGGAACGCATCAGCGTGGCCCAGCCGTCGATGAGCGCGATGCTGGCGAAACTGCGCAGGCATTTCGACGATCCGCTGCTCATCCGCGAGGGCAGGGGCATGGCGCTGACCCCGCTCGCGGAGTCGCTGGCCGGGCCGGTGCAGGCCGCGCTGGTGGCCGCGCGGGCGGTGCTCACCGCGGGCAGCCGCTTCGACCCGGCCACCGAGTCGCGCACCTTCAGCGTGCTGGCCAGCGACTACGCCGCCACCACGCTGCTGCGCCCCGCCCTGCGCGGATTGCTCACCGAGGCGCCGGGGGTGCGGCTGACCGTCGAGCCGCTGCGCGCCGACCTGGTGGAGGTGGTGCGCAGCGGCCGGTGCGATCTGCTGCTGTGGCCACTGCAACTGCCCGAGCAGGAGCTGCTCCAGTTCCCGCACACCCCGCTGTTCGAGGACGAGTTCATCGCCGTGGTGGACCGGGACAACCCGCTGACCGGACCGCTGACCAGGGCGGATCTGGCCAGGCTGCCCGCGGTGGAGGTCAACGGCGTCGGCGATCGGTGGGCCGTGCCCAGGGGCAAGCTGGCCGAGCAGGGGCTGCGCCAGCCCGCCGCGGTCACCGTGGAGTCCTTCACCCTTGGCCTGCAGATGGTGGCGGGCACGCACCTGATCACGCTGACCCAGCGACTGCTGTTCGAGGCGCTCGGGCCGGGCCTCGGACTGCGCGAGGTGCCGATGGCCGAGCCGGGACCGAAGCTGACCATCGCCGGGTTCTGGCACCCCAGGCAGGTGCTGGACCCGGCCAATCAGTGGCTGCGCGCGCACCTGGCCAGGGTGGCCGCCGGGCTGGGCGGCGTCAGGCCGTCTTGATCGCGCCGCCGTCGATGAGGTGGTCGGTGCCGGTGATGCTGCCCGCCAGCGGTGAGGCCAGGTAGCCGACCAGGGCGGCGACCTCCTCGGGCTCCACGAATCGGCCCGTGGTGAGCCCCAGTCCGGCGGGCAGCTGGGCCAGGAACTGCGCGTGCGGCACGCCAAGCGAGCGGGCCAGGTCCGCGCCGTAGCCGTCCGGGGCCTCCCACATCGAGGTGCGCACCGGGCCGGGGGAAATGGTGTTCACCCGCACGCCCAACGGGGTGACCTCCTCGGCCAGTGCCTTGCCGAACGCGGTCAGGGCGGCCTTGGCGGTGGTGTAGGGCATCGGCCCGGCGTGCGGCATCCGGGCGCCGTTGGAGGAGATGTTGACGATCACGCCCTTGCGCCGCAGCAGGCTGGGCAGGGCGGCGCGGGTGGTGCGGACCGCGCTGAAGAAGTTCAGCTCGAACAAACGCTGCCACAGCTCGTCGTCGAAGGTGGCGAAGCCGCCGGTCTGACCGCCGTCGCTGTCCCCGCCGCCGACGTTGTTGACCACCAGGTCGATCTCGCCCAGCTCGGCCAGCGCGCCCTCGACCAGCCGGGCCGGTCCGTCGGCGGCGGACAGGTCGACCGGGATCGCGACCGCCCCGGAGGCGGCCAGTTCCGGGGAGACGGTGCGCGAGCCCGCCACCACCCGCATGCCCTCGCCGATCAGCGTGGTGACGATGGCCAGCCCGATGCCCCGGCTGGCGCCGGTGACCAGGGCGGTCTTGCCGCTCAGTTGCATGTCCATCTAGCCAGCTCCTTCTAGTCGCATCCGTATAGACCCTGCTAGCGCTCTAGTTGCGACACTAATGTTGCAACTAGAGCGCGTCAAGGAGTCGCCCTGTACTGTTTCCCCGACAAGGAGGCTCGGTGACAGAGCAGGCTGGCTTGACTGGGCAGGAGTCGGCACGTCCGGCCGGGCGGGCGCGACGGGCGGATGCCGAACGCACCGTGCAGGCGATCCTGGAGGCGGCCGAGCGCGTGCTCAGCGCCGACCCCTCGGCCTCCATGGAGCAGATCGCCACCGCCGCCGGCGTGGCCAGGACCACCGTGCACCGCCGGTTCGCCACTCGCGACGTGCTGATCGACGAGCTGACCGCCTGGGCCGCCCAGCGCTTCGGCGAGGCGGTGCGCCGTGGCCGCCCGGAGACCGCGCCGCCACTGGTCGCGCTCTACCAGGTGACCGCGAACGTGCTGGAGGTCAAGATCGGCTGGGGGTTCGCGATGAGCCGGACCTCAGCGGCCGATTCCCAGGTCGCGGGCGTGCACACGGGCGTGCGTGAACAGTGCGACCGGCTCTTCCTGCGGGCCAGGGACGCCGGGTTGTTCCGGCCCGACGTCGATCTGGACTGGGCCCGCCGGGTCTACTACGCGCTCATCCACGAGGCGGCCCAGCAGCCCGAACCGACCGACACCGACACGCTGGCCACGCTGGTGGTCAACACCCTGCTCCGCGGGATCGGCGCGAGCGGCGGGCTCTGAACCGCCGCGCTCAGACCAGGAACCGGTAGGCGGTGGTGCCCGGCGCCACGTGCTGGATGTGCAGCGGGGACTCCTTCATCCGCGCCCACAGCCGGTCGTAGTCCTCGGCCCGGCTGATCTCGATGCCGACCAGCGCGGCCCCGGTCTCCCGGTTGTCCCGCTTCTGGTACTCGAAGAGCACCACGTCGTCGTCCGGGCCGAGCACGTCGTCCAGGAACCGGCGCAGCGCACCGGGTTCCTGGGGGAACTCGACCAGGAAGTAGTGCTTGAGGCCGCGGTGCACCAGTGAGCGCTCGACCACCTCGGCGTAGCGGCTCACGTCGTTGTTGCCGCCGGAGAGCAGGCACACCACGGTCTCGTCGGGTTCCACGGTGATCTCGCTGACCAGCGCGGCCGAGGCCAGCGCACCGGCGGGTTCGGCGATGATGCCGTCCACCTGGTAGAGGTCGAGCATCTCGGTGCACACCGCGCCCTCGGCCACGGTGAGCAGCTCGGCGCCGCTGTCCCGGACCATCGGGAAGGTCAGCTCGCCTGCCCGGCGCACGGCCGCGCCGTCGACGAAGGAGTCCACCTCGGGCAGGGTCACCGGTCCGCCACCGGCCAGCGCCGCGATCATGCTGGCCGCGCCCGCCGGTTCGACCCCGATCACCCTGGTGGCCGGGAAATGGTCCCGCAGCCAGGTGCCGACCCCGGCGAGCAGGCCGCCACCGCCGACCGGCACGATCACCACGTCCGGCGCGCCGCCGAGCTGACGCAGGATCTCCAGCCCGACGGTGCCCTGGCCGGCGATGGTGCGCGGATCGTCGAAGGCGGGCACCAGCACGGCGCCGGTGGCCGCGGCGTGTTCCTGGGCGAGTGCGGCCGCGTCGTCGTAGGTGTCCCCGTCCACCACCAGGCGGACCTTGCCCTGGCCGAGTGCCTCGATGCGGTCGCGCTTCTGCCGGGGCGTGGTCCGCGGCACGTGCACCCGGCCCTCGATGCCGAGGCGGCGGCAGGCGTAGGCCACGCCCTGGCCGTGGTTGCCTGCCGAGGCGCAGACCGCCCCGGCCCCGGTGAACTCGGTCTGGGAGAGCAGGTTGAACGCCCCGCGCAGCTTGTAGGAGCGCCCGACCTGGAGGTCCTCGCGCTTGAACCACACCCGCGCGCCGGTGCGCTCGGACAGCCGCTGGTTGACCTCCAGCGGTGTGGTGCGGGCGACCCCGTCCAGCCGTGCGGCGGCCGAGGAAACCTCTTCAGCGAAGGACATGGATCCCATTCTCGTGCAGGTCTGGCTGGGGTTTTGCCTGGTGTGGCGCGGGGCACCGTCCATTGTGCACCCGAGGGTGCGCCCGCTCACATGGTGATGATGGTGAAGACCGCGCCGTGCGGGTCGGTGAGCACCGCGGAGCGTCCGAGCACGGTGTCGGTGGGCCGTCCGGTGACCCGGCCGCCGAGCTGACCGGCCCGTTCGGCGGACTCGTCGCAGTCCCGGACGGCGAAGTAGGCCATCCAGTACGGCGTGGTGATCTCGGGGTGGCCGGGGCGCATGCCCGCGACCGTGCGGCCCTCGATCCGCCACTGGGAGTACTCGACGTCACCCAGCCGCCGGTCCCTGGCCTCCCAGCCGAACACCTCGCCGTAGAAGGCCTTGGAGCCGTCGGAGTCGCCGGTGCTCAGCTCGTTCCAGCAGAGCGTGCCGGACTCGTTGAACAGCTCGCAGCCGGGCATCTCCCCCGGCTCCCACACGCCGACCTCGGCCCCGGCCCGGTCGGTGAACACGCCGATCCGGCCGGTGTCGGCGACCTTCTTGGCCGGGAAGAGGACCTGGCCGCCCGCTGGTTCGACCCTGGCGGTGGTGGCCTCGGCGTCGTCGACGAGCACGAAGGTGCGCCAGGCAGTGCGCTGGCCGGGCGCCAGCAGCGGTCCGGCGCCCGCGACGGCCTTGCCGCCCTTGGTGAACACGGTGTAGCCGCCGGCCTCCGCTGGGGCCACGCGCGCCGACCAGTCGAACAGGCCCATGTAGAAGGACCGGGTCTGCGCGAGGTCCGGGGACCGCACGTCTATCCAGCCCGGGGTGCCCGGTGCCACTGCGCCCATGTGTGCTCCTGGTGCTCGTGCGTGCTCGTTCTCGGCACATCTTCTCAGCACGCACCGAGGTCAGTTCGTGACGGGGCGTGAGAACTGGTTGCGGGTGGGGCCCGCGGTGGACGGTACGCGGCCGTCCCGGGCGGTCGAGCAGCCGGTCCGGCACCCGCCGGATGGCGGTGATCAACTGCGCGACCTTGTGGTTTCGCCCGGGTTCGCTGACCCTGGATCACTCGCTCGGGTGAGGGAACGCGACCACTGGGGAGGAACGCGCATGTCCGCACTCCAACTTCCGCTCAACCGTCCCAATCCACTGGCACTCGCGCCGCTGTACCAGGTGCTGCGCCGGGAGACGCCGGTGGTGCCGGTGATTACCCCGGCCGGCGACCCGGCCTGGCTGGTGCTCGGCTACGAGGAGGTGAAGCAGGTCTTCGCCGATCCCCGGTTCGGCCGGTCCCATCCCGAGCCGGAACGCGCGGGCAGGTTGGCGGAGTCGGCGATGGGCGGTGGCGCCGCCGGTGATCACGAGACGGAGCAGGCCGAGCACGCCCGCATGCGCAGGGCGCTTGGCCCGGCGTTCTCGGTGCCGCGGATGCGTCGGCTGACGGACCGGATCCAGGAGCTGACCGATCGCTGCCTGGACGATCTCGCGGCCGCGGACCAGCCTGCCGACCTGCACCGGCTGGTCTCGTTCCCGTTGCCCGCACTGGCCATCAGCGAACTGCTCGGCGTGCCTGAGGCCGACAGCGCGCATTTCAGCCGCCTGTCCAGGGACCTCGGGCTCTTCGACGATCCGGCGGCCAGTCAGGCCGCGCTGGCCGAGTTCGCCGCCTACACCCTCGGCCTGGCCGCGGCCAAACGCGCGCAGCCGGGTCCGGACGTGCTCTCCGACCTGGTCGCCGACCCCACCATCACCGATGAGGTGGTGGCCCAGCTGGCCATCGCGCTGCTCTTCGCCGGGCACGAGACGACAGCGACCCGGATCGACTTCGGCGTGCTGTGGCTGCTGTCCGATCCGGCCCGGCGGGCGGCGTTCACCGCGGACCCCGACGGCCAGGTTCAGTCCACAGTGGAGGAAGTACTGCGCCTGTCCGCACCGCACGGCCTTGGCCTGCTCCGCTACGCGCACGAGGACGTGGCGATCGGCGGGGTGACCATCGGGCGCGGGGACATGGTGCTGGTGTCCAACGACGCCGCCAACCGGGACACCGCGGTGTTCCCCGACGCCGAGGAGTTCCAGCCCGGCCGGAAACCCAATCCCCACCTGGCTTTCGGCCACGGCAGGCACGTCTGCATCGGCGCCAACCTGGCCCGCGCCCAGCTCCGGATCCTGTTCCCGGCCCTGTTCCGCCGCTTCCCGAACCTGTCCCTGGTCGCCGGGGTGGAGGACCTCCCGCTGGTGACCAACGACCTCACCGGCGGGGTGGCCGAGGTGCTCGTGCGCTGGTGACCGAACTCGGTCGCACCTGTCGCGGACTCGCTCTAGGCTGGCCGGAATGGACGTGTCGACCATTGCCGTGCCCCACACCCTCGCCCACCTCAAGCCACTGCTGCCCCCGCCTCCGGCCCGCATCCTGGAGGCGGGGTGCGGCAGTGGCGCGCTGGCCGCCGCGCTGATCGGACTCGGCTACCGGGTCACCGGCGTGGATCGCAGTCCCGACGTGGTCGCCGCCGCTCGCGAGCGCGGGGTGGAGGTGATCGAGGCCGATGTCAACGAGGTCTCCGGCGAGTACGACGTGGTGCTGTTCACCCGGTCGCTGCACCACGCGGAGGACCTGGACGGCACCCTGGCGCACGCGGCCACCCTGCTCGCGCCGGGCGGGCTGATCGTGCTGGAGGAATTCGCCTGGGAACGGGTGGACCAGCCCGCCGCGCACTTCTACTACGACAACCGAGCCCTGCTCGTCGCCACCGGCGTACTCAAAGCCGAGGTGCCCGAAGGGGACCCGCTCAAGGCCTGGGTCGCCGGCCACGACTTCCTGCACCGGGGCTCCGACATGCTGGACGCCCTCAGCCGAGTCGGCACCAATCTGTCCACAGTAGACACCCCGATGCTGTGGCGCCTGGTATACGGCCGTTCCGGGATCTGGACCGACCCCGCCACCCACGCCACGAGCGCGCTCAACGCGATCCACCAGTCCGAACAACGACGGCTGGACGCAGGCATGATCCCGTCCATCGGCCTGCTGGCCACCGTCCAGCGCTAACGCCGTGTTGGCCGTTCTCGTACGGTGTGTTGGCCGAACTGGACGGTGTGTTGGCCGTTCTCGTACGGTGCTTTGGCCGTTCCGGACGGTGTTGGCGTTCCGGGTGTACCAGTTCGGCCAAGACTGTGTACGACAACGGCCAACACGCCGTCTTTCGGACTACCCGCGGAGCTGGCCGCGGACCGCGCCTGCCGGGTATTCCGTGTTGTGCACGTTGACGTAGAACTGGCCTGGCGTGCGCTTCAGCTCACGCGCCAGTGCCGGGTCCACGTCGGTGCAGGTGCGACTGCGACCCTCGACCGGGGTCTTCAGGTGCAGGGCGACCGGACCGGCGGTGCCGGACTTGCCGCGGTGGATGTGTGCGGCGGTCGGCGCGCCGATCCGGCTCACCGACAGGGAAACGCAGACCTCGCGGTGGCCGATGCGCACCTGGGCGGTGCCGCGGCCGTCGGGGTCGCCGGGGCCGGGGACCTCGGCCGCGCCGGTCAGCCAGGCCGACCGGTAGCTGCCGCCGCCGAGCAGGTTGCCCAGGTCCAGATCGATACCGATGCCAATGCCGATTCCGATGCCGACATCCGGTCCGCGGTCACGGTCCTGGGCGGTGGCGGCGGCCGCGCCGGGGGCGGCGGCGAGCAGCGCCAGGCAGGCGGTTGCTGCCGGGATTGCGAGGGTGCGGATGGACATACGCATGCGGAACGACCTCCGTGATTGTGTTGCCATTGCGTCGATCTGGCCTACGCGTCCGATGATCAGGGCGCGAAGGTCAGACCGGTCACACTGCTCAACAGGGGGGAGATGACGCCGGCCCGGCCGGTGGCCAGGTTGATCCGGACGAGCAGGGTCAGGCCGTGCACGCGCACCACGGCGGCGGCACGGTAGTCCTGGGGCCGGAACGGCCCGGCGCTCGCCTTACCCGAGATGTCGAAACCGTTGACCGCGCTGATGTTCAGGCCCAGCCTGCCGATCGCGGTGAGCTGACCGGTGTTGGGCGAGACCACCGGGGTCTCCCCCGGCAGGCTGCCCTGCTTGACCAGGGTGTCCCGCGCGGAGTCCAGGCCGTACAACGCGGTGCTGGTGGCACCGGCCACGCTGTTGGTGTAACCGGCGGCGGCCACCTTGGGGGCGGGGCCGCCTGCCGGGTAGCTCAACGGGGTGTCGGTGCCCGCGATGGCGCCGGTGTCCGGGTGCAGGCGCAGGTTCTCCCCCGCGTCGGTGACCACCCGGATACGGTCCACGGCTGGGTTGAAGTCGAAGCCGACCGCCTTGCCGCGCAAGGAGATCGGGGCGCCGGTGGCGGTCGCGGCGCCGGTGGCCGGGTTGATCCGGTAGAGCCTGCCCGCCTCGGACAGGGTGTAGAGCGCGCCAGTGGCGGGACGGGTGTCCAGTCCCACCAGGCGTTCGCCGCGGGCCAGGCCGGTGATCCGCTTGCGCTGCTTGGCCAGCAGCGGCAGGTCGGGGTCGTGCCGGGTGAGCACGCCGTCGTTGGTGAGCAGTAACAGATCCCCGGACCGGGCGGCGGCCGGGGCGGCCGCCGCCGTGCCGGTGGTGCCGGCCAGGACCGTGGCCAGCACGGTCGCGCCGGTCACCAACAGGCCGGTGGTCTTTCGCATTCCCACTCCAGTGGTTGAGGGTTGGCGCGGATCCGTTGCCTTACTTGGGCATCAGCACCGAGTCGATCAGGTAAACGGTGGCGTTGGCGGTGTGCACGCCACCGCAGATCACGTTGGCGTCATTGACCTTCAGCGCGTTGCCGGAGCCGGTGACCTTGACCATGCCGGTCTGCACGGTCTTCTGGTCGCCCGCGATCTTGTCCGGCGCGATCTGACCCGGCACCACGTGGTAGGTCAGGATCTTGGTCAGCAGCGCGTCATCGGTCTTGAGCTTCTCGATGGTGGCCGCGTCGATCTTGGCGAAGGCGGAGTCGACCGGCGCGAACACGGTGAACTCACTGCCGTTGAGCGTGGAAACCAGGTTGACCTTCGGGTTCAGCTTGCCGGAGACCGCCGCGACCAGTGTCTTGAGCAGCGGGTTGTTGCTCGCGGCCACGGCCACCGGGTCAGCAGCCATACCGGCAACCGAACCCGGGCCCTGCGGAACCTGCTGGGCATAGCCCGAACAGCCGGAGCCGACCAGGTCACGGGCCGGATCGGCCATCGCGGCCGAGGTGGGGGCGGCGCTGGAGGCGGGGGCGGCCGAGGTGGTGCCGGAGTTGCCGCCGGCCATGTCACCGGAGCCACAGGCCGAGGCGACCAGGGCGAGGGCGGCGACGCCGAAGGTCATCGTGCCGCGACGAATGCTGCGCATCATGACTGTGCTCCATCTCGTGTGCTGAGGCGTCTGTCCGAAGTGGACTGTTCAACGCCGGACATGAGGTTGTTCGGCGCTGGTTCACCGCCGGATCGACCCTCAGGCCAGTCGAGACCTTTTCGTTACATTCGACGTCGCGGCCGAACCGAACCGCCTCGGGGCGCGAACACCTCGCATGCCCCACTCGGACAACCTGATGAGGACCCCGTGCTCACACTCGCGTTGATCGGGCTCATCGGCGGGCTGGTCACCGGCATCTCGCCGTGCATCCTGCCGGTGCTGCCGGTCATCTTCCTCTCCGG contains:
- a CDS encoding SDR family NAD(P)-dependent oxidoreductase; the protein is MDMQLSGKTALVTGASRGIGLAIVTTLIGEGMRVVAGSRTVSPELAASGAVAIPVDLSAADGPARLVEGALAELGEIDLVVNNVGGGDSDGGQTGGFATFDDELWQRLFELNFFSAVRTTRAALPSLLRRKGVIVNISSNGARMPHAGPMPYTTAKAALTAFGKALAEEVTPLGVRVNTISPGPVRTSMWEAPDGYGADLARSLGVPHAQFLAQLPAGLGLTTGRFVEPEEVAALVGYLASPLAGSITGTDHLIDGGAIKTA
- a CDS encoding LysR family transcriptional regulator, with the translated sequence MSDDWGRADLNLLLPLNALLIERNVTRAAERISVAQPSMSAMLAKLRRHFDDPLLIREGRGMALTPLAESLAGPVQAALVAARAVLTAGSRFDPATESRTFSVLASDYAATTLLRPALRGLLTEAPGVRLTVEPLRADLVEVVRSGRCDLLLWPLQLPEQELLQFPHTPLFEDEFIAVVDRDNPLTGPLTRADLARLPAVEVNGVGDRWAVPRGKLAEQGLRQPAAVTVESFTLGLQMVAGTHLITLTQRLLFEALGPGLGLREVPMAEPGPKLTIAGFWHPRQVLDPANQWLRAHLARVAAGLGGVRPS
- the ilvA gene encoding threonine ammonia-lyase IlvA; this translates as MSFAEEVSSAAARLDGVARTTPLEVNQRLSERTGARVWFKREDLQVGRSYKLRGAFNLLSQTEFTGAGAVCASAGNHGQGVAYACRRLGIEGRVHVPRTTPRQKRDRIEALGQGKVRLVVDGDTYDDAAALAQEHAAATGAVLVPAFDDPRTIAGQGTVGLEILRQLGGAPDVVIVPVGGGGLLAGVGTWLRDHFPATRVIGVEPAGAASMIAALAGGGPVTLPEVDSFVDGAAVRRAGELTFPMVRDSGAELLTVAEGAVCTEMLDLYQVDGIIAEPAGALASAALVSEITVEPDETVVCLLSGGNNDVSRYAEVVERSLVHRGLKHYFLVEFPQEPGALRRFLDDVLGPDDDVVLFEYQKRDNRETGAALVGIEISRAEDYDRLWARMKESPLHIQHVAPGTTAYRFLV
- a CDS encoding cytochrome P450 → MSALQLPLNRPNPLALAPLYQVLRRETPVVPVITPAGDPAWLVLGYEEVKQVFADPRFGRSHPEPERAGRLAESAMGGGAAGDHETEQAEHARMRRALGPAFSVPRMRRLTDRIQELTDRCLDDLAAADQPADLHRLVSFPLPALAISELLGVPEADSAHFSRLSRDLGLFDDPAASQAALAEFAAYTLGLAAAKRAQPGPDVLSDLVADPTITDEVVAQLAIALLFAGHETTATRIDFGVLWLLSDPARRAAFTADPDGQVQSTVEEVLRLSAPHGLGLLRYAHEDVAIGGVTIGRGDMVLVSNDAANRDTAVFPDAEEFQPGRKPNPHLAFGHGRHVCIGANLARAQLRILFPALFRRFPNLSLVAGVEDLPLVTNDLTGGVAEVLVRW
- a CDS encoding VOC family protein, which encodes MGAVAPGTPGWIDVRSPDLAQTRSFYMGLFDWSARVAPAEAGGYTVFTKGGKAVAGAGPLLAPGQRTAWRTFVLVDDAEATTARVEPAGGQVLFPAKKVADTGRIGVFTDRAGAEVGVWEPGEMPGCELFNESGTLCWNELSTGDSDGSKAFYGEVFGWEARDRRLGDVEYSQWRIEGRTVAGMRPGHPEITTPYWMAYFAVRDCDESAERAGQLGGRVTGRPTDTVLGRSAVLTDPHGAVFTIITM
- a CDS encoding TetR/AcrR family transcriptional regulator, which produces MTEQAGLTGQESARPAGRARRADAERTVQAILEAAERVLSADPSASMEQIATAAGVARTTVHRRFATRDVLIDELTAWAAQRFGEAVRRGRPETAPPLVALYQVTANVLEVKIGWGFAMSRTSAADSQVAGVHTGVREQCDRLFLRARDAGLFRPDVDLDWARRVYYALIHEAAQQPEPTDTDTLATLVVNTLLRGIGASGGL